One segment of Pseudoalteromonas rubra DNA contains the following:
- a CDS encoding amino acid ABC transporter substrate-binding protein — translation MRPIYCLVGLLWWLASGSVSAQSLNGADLPVLRVALPYNAFPPFVTGDPARPGVLPELLAHFTPDGQPVQVAYIPEERSKKLISHDQIQVRMESESWYRGNTPMCWSQGLYWVEDVLVTHQGATVPEQDYQGFIMLGRFGYTYPTVEQALTRGLLQQKLFYSEREMLAALASPVKEDRRFALMSLPAIRWLQLSNPKFISALKIHKVVDTAPLQLQFNHSKQGLRGCAQFRDFFVRFRHSTEYHSILLKYGLDIKGVPQ, via the coding sequence ATGCGCCCAATATACTGTCTGGTTGGTCTGTTGTGGTGGCTGGCTTCGGGAAGCGTCAGTGCTCAGTCACTGAATGGGGCTGACTTGCCGGTATTGCGTGTCGCTTTGCCCTATAACGCGTTTCCACCGTTTGTCACCGGTGACCCAGCCCGTCCAGGTGTGTTACCTGAGCTGCTGGCACACTTTACTCCAGATGGGCAGCCGGTTCAGGTAGCGTATATCCCGGAAGAGCGGTCGAAAAAGCTGATCAGTCATGATCAAATTCAAGTACGGATGGAGTCTGAATCCTGGTACCGGGGGAATACGCCCATGTGTTGGAGTCAGGGCCTATATTGGGTAGAGGATGTATTAGTCACACATCAGGGGGCAACTGTGCCCGAGCAGGATTATCAGGGGTTCATTATGCTTGGCCGGTTTGGTTACACCTACCCGACCGTTGAGCAGGCTCTGACACGGGGACTGTTGCAACAAAAGTTATTTTACTCAGAGCGAGAGATGCTGGCTGCGCTGGCGTCGCCAGTGAAAGAAGATCGTCGCTTTGCTTTGATGAGCTTACCTGCTATTCGCTGGTTGCAATTGAGTAATCCAAAATTTATCAGCGCGCTCAAGATACATAAAGTGGTGGATACCGCGCCTTTGCAATTGCAATTTAATCACTCCAAACAGGGGCTACGTGGCTGTGCACAATTTCGTGATTTCTTTGTGCGTTTTCGTCACTCTACCGAATATCACTCTATACTGTTAAAGTATGGCCTCGATATAAAAGGAGTGCCGCAATGA
- a CDS encoding phosphoadenylyl-sulfate reductase, whose protein sequence is MSDFKQILTLDKASQQALLNDANGMLAQKSVEDRVIWALENLPDNPILSSSFGIQAAVMLHLVTRQRPDIPVVLTDTGYLFPETYRFIDELTEQLQLNLKVYRAAQGPAWQEAKYGKLWEQGEEGIKRYNTLNKVEPMTRALNELQAGTWFSGLRRQQSSTRADKQILEISRGTVKVYPIIDWHNRDVYQYLTKHGLSYHPLWDEGYVSMGDVHTTRKLEPGMSEEDTRFFGLNRECGLHIDGDGI, encoded by the coding sequence ATGAGTGACTTTAAACAAATCCTGACGTTGGATAAGGCCTCACAACAGGCTTTATTGAATGATGCTAATGGCATGCTGGCGCAAAAAAGTGTTGAAGACCGCGTGATCTGGGCACTGGAAAATTTGCCAGATAACCCCATTTTATCGTCCAGTTTTGGGATCCAGGCAGCGGTGATGCTGCATTTAGTAACCCGTCAGCGTCCGGATATTCCGGTGGTCCTGACGGATACCGGCTATTTGTTCCCGGAAACGTATCGCTTTATTGATGAACTCACGGAACAGCTCCAGCTGAATCTGAAAGTGTACCGGGCTGCGCAGGGGCCGGCCTGGCAGGAAGCCAAATATGGCAAACTGTGGGAACAGGGTGAAGAGGGCATCAAGCGCTATAACACGCTGAACAAGGTAGAACCGATGACTCGTGCTCTGAATGAGTTACAGGCCGGGACCTGGTTTAGTGGTTTACGTCGACAGCAATCTTCAACCCGCGCGGACAAGCAGATCTTAGAGATCAGCCGTGGCACGGTGAAAGTGTACCCTATCATCGACTGGCACAACCGTGATGTGTATCAGTACCTAACTAAACACGGTTTGTCTTACCACCCGCTATGGGATGAGGGCTATGTGTCTATGGGCGATGTCCATACCACCCGTAAACTTGAGCCGGGTATGAGTGAAGAAGATACGCGTTTCTTTGGTCTGAACCGGGAGTGTGGCTTGCACATTGATGGCGACGGCATTTGA
- the cysI gene encoding assimilatory sulfite reductase (NADPH) hemoprotein subunit: MSNSDYKPNSKLDPNAKLSDNERLKTQSNLLRGTIKTDLGDQLTGGFTADNFQLIRFHGMYQQDDRDIRAERIKQKLEPMHNVMLRARMPGGIIKPHQWLAIDKFAEEKTEYGSIRLTTRQTFQFHGVLKPHIKEMHLTLNDVGIDSIATAGDVNRNVLCTTNPVESELHQEAYEWAARISEHLLPKTRAYAEIWLNGEKQETTEEEPVLGSTYLPRKFKTTVTIPPNNEVDVHANDLNFVAIAEDGKLVGFNVLVGGGLAMTHGDVNTYPRKADDFGFISLDDTLAVAEHVVGVQRDWGNRANRKNAKTKYTLDTFGTDTFKAEVEKRAGVTFAPSRPYEFTHRGDRIGWVEGIDGKHHLTVFIQSGRILDYPDKPLKTGCRKIAEIHQGDFRMTANQNLIIAGVPAEQKAEIEQLAREHGLIDEAHTEQRKNSMACVSLPTCPLAMAEAERYLPDLIEKTEAILAKHEIADDDIILRVVGCPNGCGRAMLAEIGFVGKGPGKYNVYLGGNRAGTRIPKLYLENVGEDVYLPALDELIGQWAKERQPDECFGDFVIRKEIVAEVKVSKTDFHA; encoded by the coding sequence ATGAGCAATAGCGATTACAAACCCAACAGTAAGCTCGACCCAAACGCCAAACTGTCTGATAACGAGCGTTTGAAAACTCAGAGCAACCTGCTGCGCGGCACCATTAAAACCGATCTGGGCGATCAGCTGACTGGTGGATTTACTGCCGACAACTTCCAGTTGATCCGTTTCCACGGCATGTATCAGCAGGATGACCGCGATATCCGTGCTGAACGTATCAAACAGAAGCTTGAGCCAATGCACAACGTGATGCTGCGTGCGCGGATGCCGGGCGGGATCATCAAGCCGCATCAGTGGCTGGCGATAGACAAATTTGCGGAAGAAAAAACTGAGTATGGCAGCATTCGTCTGACCACGCGTCAGACCTTCCAGTTCCACGGTGTACTTAAGCCACACATTAAAGAAATGCACCTGACGCTGAACGATGTGGGTATCGACTCCATCGCCACTGCGGGTGACGTAAACCGTAACGTACTGTGTACCACCAACCCGGTTGAGTCTGAACTGCACCAGGAAGCCTATGAATGGGCGGCACGTATTTCTGAGCATTTGCTGCCAAAGACCCGTGCCTACGCCGAGATCTGGCTCAACGGTGAAAAGCAGGAAACGACCGAAGAAGAGCCTGTGTTGGGTAGCACTTACTTACCGCGTAAGTTCAAAACCACAGTGACTATTCCACCGAATAACGAAGTGGATGTGCACGCCAATGACCTGAACTTTGTGGCCATTGCCGAAGACGGTAAGCTGGTCGGCTTCAACGTCCTGGTGGGCGGCGGATTGGCCATGACCCATGGTGACGTAAATACCTATCCACGTAAGGCGGATGACTTTGGCTTTATCAGCCTGGACGACACGCTGGCGGTAGCCGAACACGTGGTTGGTGTACAGCGTGACTGGGGTAACCGTGCGAATCGCAAGAATGCGAAAACCAAATATACGCTGGATACCTTTGGTACAGATACGTTCAAAGCGGAAGTAGAAAAACGTGCCGGTGTGACCTTTGCACCGAGTCGTCCGTATGAATTCACCCACCGTGGCGACCGCATTGGCTGGGTAGAAGGGATTGATGGTAAGCACCACCTGACGGTCTTTATTCAAAGCGGCCGGATCCTGGACTATCCAGATAAGCCTCTGAAGACGGGGTGTCGCAAGATTGCCGAGATCCACCAGGGGGATTTCCGCATGACAGCAAACCAAAACCTGATCATTGCAGGTGTACCGGCAGAGCAAAAAGCGGAAATTGAACAACTGGCACGCGAACATGGCCTGATCGATGAGGCGCATACGGAGCAGCGCAAGAACTCAATGGCCTGTGTCTCATTGCCGACTTGTCCGCTAGCGATGGCGGAAGCAGAGCGTTACCTGCCTGACCTGATTGAAAAAACCGAAGCGATCCTGGCGAAGCATGAAATTGCTGATGATGACATCATTTTACGTGTTGTCGGTTGTCCAAACGGCTGTGGCCGCGCCATGCTGGCAGAAATTGGCTTTGTGGGTAAAGGACCGGGTAAGTACAACGTGTATCTGGGTGGTAACCGTGCTGGTACACGGATCCCGAAATTGTATTTAGAAAACGTCGGTGAAGACGTATACCTGCCGGCGCTGGATGAGCTGATTGGTCAATGGGCCAAAGAGCGTCAGCCGGATGAGTGTTTTGGTGACTTTGTGATCCGTAAGGAAATTGTGGCGGAAGTGAAGGTATCTAAAACCGACTTCCATGCATAA